One region of Mycobacterium riyadhense genomic DNA includes:
- a CDS encoding RNA polymerase sigma factor — translation MAATKASPATDEAVKRTATKSPAKAPAKRTPAKAANGTAPAKRATKTARAAKPTSDDTATADASKKTRSSAKTAGKAPSARATKAAAPKDAAEETATEPDATLDVPEDLEIEPDIDVEPIDVEPGEDLDIDAADLSLDDLEDVAPEDADLDAGEAEDGDDAETASAGAAGEAAAEEDEEIAEPSEKDKASGDFVWDEDESEALRQARKDAELTASADSVRAYLKQIGKVALLNAEEEVELAKRIEAGLYATQLMSELTDRGEKLPAAQRRDMMWICRDGDRAKNHLLEANLRLVVSLAKRYTGRGMAFLDLIQEGNLGLIRAVEKFDYTKGYKFSTYATWWIRQAITRAMADQARTIRIPVHMVEVINKLGRIQRELLQDLGREPTPEELAKEMDITPEKVLEIQQYAREPISLDQTIGDEGDSQLGDFIEDSEAVVAVDAVSFTLLQDQLQSVLDTLSEREAGVVRLRFGLTDGQPRTLDEIGQVYGVTRERIRQIESKTMSKLRHPSRSQVLRDYLD, via the coding sequence GTGGCAGCGACCAAGGCAAGCCCGGCGACCGACGAAGCGGTGAAACGGACCGCCACCAAGTCTCCGGCCAAGGCCCCCGCGAAGCGAACGCCAGCGAAGGCCGCCAATGGCACTGCCCCGGCGAAGCGGGCGACGAAGACAGCCCGGGCCGCCAAGCCCACTTCTGACGACACCGCGACCGCCGACGCCTCGAAGAAGACCCGCAGTTCGGCCAAAACCGCGGGCAAGGCACCCTCGGCCCGCGCGACAAAAGCAGCGGCGCCCAAGGATGCCGCGGAAGAGACCGCGACGGAGCCCGACGCCACCCTCGATGTCCCCGAGGACCTCGAGATCGAACCAGACATCGATGTCGAGCCCATCGATGTCGAGCCCGGAGAAGATCTCGACATCGATGCCGCCGACCTCAGTCTCGACGACCTGGAGGACGTCGCACCCGAGGACGCCGACCTCGACGCGGGTGAGGCCGAAGACGGCGACGACGCCGAAACCGCCTCGGCTGGAGCGGCCGGGGAGGCTGCCGCCGAGGAGGACGAGGAAATCGCCGAGCCTTCCGAAAAGGACAAGGCCTCCGGGGATTTCGTTTGGGACGAAGACGAGTCCGAAGCGTTGCGTCAGGCACGCAAGGACGCCGAGCTGACCGCGTCCGCCGATTCGGTTCGCGCGTACCTGAAGCAGATCGGCAAGGTAGCGCTGCTCAACGCCGAGGAAGAGGTCGAGCTGGCCAAGCGGATCGAGGCCGGGCTCTATGCGACCCAGTTGATGAGCGAGTTGACCGATCGCGGCGAGAAGCTGCCCGCCGCCCAGCGACGCGACATGATGTGGATTTGCCGCGACGGCGATCGCGCCAAGAACCATCTGCTGGAGGCCAATCTGCGGCTGGTGGTTTCGCTAGCCAAGCGCTATACCGGCCGGGGGATGGCATTTCTCGACCTGATCCAGGAAGGGAACCTGGGCCTAATCCGCGCGGTTGAGAAATTCGACTACACCAAGGGCTACAAGTTCTCCACCTACGCCACGTGGTGGATTCGCCAGGCCATCACGCGGGCCATGGCCGATCAGGCCCGAACCATCCGCATTCCGGTGCACATGGTCGAGGTAATCAACAAGCTGGGCCGCATTCAGCGCGAGCTGCTGCAGGATCTGGGCCGCGAGCCCACGCCTGAGGAGCTAGCCAAAGAAATGGACATCACACCGGAGAAGGTGCTGGAGATCCAGCAGTACGCCCGTGAGCCGATCTCGTTGGACCAGACCATCGGCGACGAGGGCGACAGCCAGCTCGGTGACTTCATCGAAGACAGCGAAGCGGTGGTCGCCGTCGACGCGGTGTCATTCACGTTGCTGCAGGACCAGCTGCAGTCCGTGCTGGACACGCTGTCCGAGCGCGAGGCCGGCGTGGTGCGGCTGCGTTTCGGTCTCACCGACGGCCAACCTCGTACCCTCGACGAGATCGGCCAGGTTTACGGCGTTACCCGCGAGCGCATCCGTCAGATCGAGTCCAAAACGATGTCGAAGTTGCGCCACCCCAGCCGCTCACAGGTGCTGCGCGACTACCTGGACTGA
- a CDS encoding OB-fold nucleic acid binding domain-containing protein encodes MRAQGYLRRLTRRLTEDPEQRDVEELSEEVANTGAQRAIDCHRGQEVTMVGMLRSVETNGKGCSGGVRAELFDGSDTVTLVWLGQRRIPGIDSGRTLRVRGRLGKLENGTKAIYNPHYEIER; translated from the coding sequence ATGCGGGCCCAAGGTTATTTGCGCCGGCTCACCCGTCGGTTGACGGAGGATCCGGAGCAACGCGACGTCGAGGAATTGTCCGAAGAGGTCGCCAATACCGGCGCGCAGCGCGCGATCGATTGTCATCGTGGCCAGGAGGTCACGATGGTGGGCATGCTGCGCAGCGTGGAGACCAACGGCAAGGGTTGTTCGGGTGGTGTTCGTGCCGAACTGTTCGACGGCAGCGACACCGTCACGCTGGTCTGGCTGGGGCAGCGCCGGATACCCGGCATCGACTCGGGTCGTACGCTGCGGGTCCGGGGCCGGCTAGGCAAGCTGGAAAACGGCACCAAGGCCATCTACAACCCGCATTACGAAATTGAGCGGTGA
- a CDS encoding APC family permease, whose product MSKLSTAARRLLIGRPFRSDRLSHTLLPKRIALPVFASDAMSSVAYAPEEIFLVLSVAGLAAYSMAPWIGLAVAAVLLVVVSSYRQNVHAYPSGGGDYEVVTTNLGANAGLVVASALMVDYVLTVAVSISSAMSNIGSAIPFVYYHKVLFAVGAIVLIMAMNLRGVRESGLAFAIPTYAFIVGIGAMLGWGLFRMFVLGNQLRAESAGFEMHAEHGKVLGFALVFLVARSFSSGCAALTGVEAISNGVPAFEKPKSRNAATTLLMLGIIAVSMFMGMILLAVETGAQVVDDPDTQLSGAPPGYQQKTLVAQLAQAVFGGFHLGFLLIAAVTALILVLAANTAFNGFPVLGSVLAQHSYLPRQLHTRGDRLAFSNGILFLSVAAIGAVVAFRAELTALIQLYIVGVFISFTLSQIGMVRHWTRLLRTETDPSARAKMVRSRVVNTIGFIATGAVLLVVMVTKFLAGAWIAIVAMGALFLLMKAIRRHYDGVTRELAEQAAAHDHEVVLPSRNHALVLVSKLHLPTLRAVAYARATRPDALEAITVNVDDAETRELVHQWEESDISVPLKVIASPYREITRPVLDYVKRVSKESPRTVVTVFIPEYVVGRWWEQLLHNQSALRLKTRLLFMPGVMVTSVPWQLTSSERVKTLQPHVAPGDTRRGIFD is encoded by the coding sequence GTGTCCAAACTTTCAACCGCTGCGCGCCGGCTGCTTATCGGCAGGCCATTTCGCAGCGACCGGCTGAGCCACACGCTGTTGCCCAAGCGGATCGCGCTGCCGGTGTTCGCCTCAGACGCGATGTCGTCGGTCGCCTACGCCCCCGAGGAGATCTTCCTGGTGCTGTCTGTGGCCGGCCTGGCTGCTTACTCGATGGCGCCCTGGATAGGCCTGGCGGTCGCCGCGGTCCTGCTCGTCGTGGTGTCCAGCTACCGGCAGAACGTGCATGCCTACCCTTCGGGCGGCGGCGACTACGAAGTGGTCACCACCAATCTCGGGGCCAACGCCGGCCTCGTTGTGGCGAGCGCTCTGATGGTGGATTACGTTCTCACCGTTGCGGTTTCGATATCGTCGGCGATGTCGAACATCGGCTCGGCGATCCCGTTCGTGTACTACCACAAGGTGTTGTTCGCGGTCGGCGCGATTGTGCTGATCATGGCGATGAACCTGCGCGGGGTCCGAGAATCCGGACTGGCCTTCGCCATCCCGACCTACGCATTCATCGTCGGAATCGGCGCCATGCTCGGCTGGGGGCTGTTCCGGATGTTTGTGTTGGGCAACCAGCTGCGTGCCGAATCCGCCGGTTTCGAAATGCACGCCGAACACGGCAAGGTCCTCGGTTTCGCACTGGTGTTCCTGGTGGCGCGCTCGTTCTCCTCGGGGTGCGCGGCGCTGACCGGTGTCGAGGCCATCAGCAACGGAGTGCCGGCGTTCGAGAAGCCCAAGTCGCGCAACGCGGCAACGACGCTGTTGATGCTGGGCATCATCGCGGTGAGCATGTTCATGGGCATGATCCTGCTGGCCGTGGAGACCGGGGCCCAAGTCGTCGACGATCCCGACACACAGTTGTCCGGTGCTCCGCCGGGCTATCAACAGAAGACGCTGGTAGCACAGCTGGCCCAGGCCGTTTTCGGCGGCTTCCACCTCGGGTTCTTGCTCATCGCGGCGGTCACCGCGCTCATCTTGGTGTTGGCCGCCAACACCGCATTCAACGGTTTCCCGGTGCTCGGCTCGGTCTTGGCGCAGCACAGCTACCTACCCCGGCAACTGCACACCCGTGGGGACCGGCTGGCGTTCTCCAACGGGATCCTGTTCCTGTCGGTGGCGGCCATCGGGGCGGTTGTCGCGTTCCGGGCCGAGCTCACCGCGCTGATCCAGCTGTACATCGTCGGCGTGTTCATTTCCTTCACGCTCAGTCAGATCGGCATGGTGCGGCACTGGACCAGGCTGTTGCGCACCGAAACCGATCCGTCGGCGCGGGCCAAAATGGTGCGCTCGCGGGTGGTCAACACGATTGGCTTCATTGCCACCGGCGCGGTGCTGTTGGTGGTGATGGTCACCAAGTTTCTAGCCGGGGCGTGGATCGCCATCGTCGCGATGGGGGCGTTGTTCCTGCTCATGAAGGCGATCCGGCGCCACTACGACGGGGTGACCCGGGAATTGGCGGAGCAGGCCGCCGCCCACGACCACGAGGTCGTGCTGCCCAGCCGCAATCACGCCTTGGTGCTGGTGTCAAAGTTGCATCTACCGACGCTTCGTGCGGTCGCCTATGCGCGGGCGACCCGCCCAGATGCGCTCGAAGCCATCACGGTCAACGTCGATGACGCGGAAACCCGCGAGCTGGTGCACCAGTGGGAGGAAAGCGATATCAGCGTGCCGCTGAAGGTGATCGCGTCCCCGTACCGCGAGATCACCCGCCCGGTACTTGATTACGTCAAACGCGTGAGCAAAGAGTCACCGCGCACCGTGGTGACGGTCTTCATCCCGGAGTACGTGGTGGGCCGCTGGTGGGAACAATTGCTGCACAACCAGAGTGCGCTGCGGCTCAAGACCCGGCTGCTGTTTATGCCCGGGGTGATGGTGACTTCGGTTCCCTGGCAACTGACTTCGTCGGAGCGGGTCAAGACTCTGCAGCCGCATGTGGCTCCGGGTGACACTCGCCGAGGAATCTTCGATTGA
- a CDS encoding inositol monophosphatase family protein, with protein sequence MTARHNEPARLRSVAEILAAEAAAFVRSRRAEVFGAATDAARGAGFGAVRSKTTPTDPVTVVDTDTERLLRDRLAEFRPGDPVLGEEGGGPEDSAATPADAVTWVLDPIDGTVNFVYGIPAYAVSIGAQVGGVSMAGAVADVVAGKVYSAARGLGAHVTDEQGTHALRCNGVDDLSLALLGTGFGYSPRRRTAQAALLARMLPVVRDVRRIGSAALDLCLVASGQLDAYYEHGLQVWDCAAGALIAAEAGARVVLPAPNVNGAPVVVAAAPGIADELLAALARFDGLEPILD encoded by the coding sequence GTGACAGCACGCCACAATGAACCCGCGCGGTTGCGATCCGTCGCCGAAATCCTTGCCGCCGAGGCAGCCGCCTTCGTGCGGAGTCGGCGCGCCGAGGTGTTTGGCGCGGCTACCGATGCCGCACGTGGCGCCGGATTCGGTGCGGTGCGAAGCAAGACGACCCCTACCGATCCGGTGACGGTGGTAGATACCGACACCGAACGGCTGTTGCGTGATCGATTGGCTGAGTTTCGGCCCGGTGATCCGGTCCTCGGGGAGGAGGGTGGCGGGCCCGAAGATTCGGCAGCCACCCCTGCCGACGCCGTGACGTGGGTGCTTGACCCCATCGACGGCACGGTGAATTTCGTCTACGGCATCCCGGCGTATGCGGTGTCGATTGGGGCTCAGGTTGGTGGCGTGTCGATGGCCGGCGCGGTCGCCGACGTCGTCGCCGGCAAAGTGTATTCGGCGGCGAGGGGCCTGGGCGCACACGTCACCGACGAGCAGGGAACACATGCCTTGCGCTGCAACGGTGTCGATGATCTGTCGTTGGCGTTGCTGGGCACCGGCTTTGGGTATTCCCCGCGGCGCCGCACTGCTCAGGCTGCGCTGTTGGCCCGGATGTTGCCGGTGGTGCGCGATGTGCGTCGCATCGGTTCAGCGGCGTTGGACTTGTGCCTGGTCGCGTCCGGTCAGCTGGATGCCTACTACGAACACGGGCTGCAGGTATGGGATTGCGCGGCGGGTGCGTTGATAGCGGCCGAGGCGGGGGCCCGGGTTGTGTTGCCCGCGCCGAATGTGAACGGCGCGCCTGTGGTGGTCGCGGCTGCGCCGGGTATTGCCGACGAGCTGTTGGCGGCCCTAGCGCGTTTTGACGGCCTGGAACCCATCCTGGACTGA
- a CDS encoding DUF3710 domain-containing protein: MAFGRRKDDNDNSSGEPVAAEVEDQAAVEDTDEELEGPFDIEDFDDPKVAELARLDLGSVLIPMPAAGQVQVELTETGVPSAVWVVTPNGRFTIAAYAAPKTTGLWREVASELADSLRKDSAQVSIKDGPWGREVIGTASGVVRFIGVDGYRWMIRCVVNGPHETIDALTDEAREALADTVVRRGDTPLPVRTPLPVQLPEPMVEQLRQAAAAQQAERAAAQQSGEPAARRGAEGSAMQQLRSTTGG; this comes from the coding sequence ATGGCATTCGGTAGACGCAAAGACGACAACGACAACAGTTCCGGTGAGCCGGTGGCAGCCGAGGTCGAGGACCAAGCCGCCGTCGAAGACACCGACGAGGAGCTCGAGGGGCCGTTCGACATCGAAGACTTCGACGACCCCAAGGTCGCCGAACTCGCCCGACTCGACCTGGGCTCGGTGCTGATTCCCATGCCGGCGGCGGGCCAGGTCCAGGTTGAGCTGACCGAAACCGGGGTGCCCAGCGCGGTGTGGGTGGTCACGCCGAACGGTCGCTTCACGATCGCGGCCTACGCGGCGCCCAAGACCACCGGCCTGTGGCGCGAGGTGGCCAGCGAACTCGCCGACTCGTTGCGCAAGGACTCGGCCCAAGTCTCCATCAAGGACGGCCCGTGGGGCCGCGAAGTGATCGGCACCGCTTCCGGCGTGGTGCGCTTCATCGGCGTCGACGGCTACCGCTGGATGATCCGGTGCGTCGTCAACGGACCGCACGAGACCATCGATGCGCTGACCGACGAGGCGCGAGAGGCGTTGGCGGACACCGTGGTTCGCCGCGGGGATACGCCGCTGCCGGTTCGGACGCCGCTGCCGGTGCAGTTGCCAGAGCCGATGGTTGAGCAGCTGCGACAGGCCGCTGCCGCCCAACAGGCCGAACGGGCCGCCGCGCAACAATCCGGCGAGCCGGCTGCCCGTCGCGGCGCCGAGGGATCGGCCATGCAGCAGTTGCGCAGCACGACCGGCGGCTAA
- the dut gene encoding dUTP diphosphatase, translated as MSTTLAVVRLDPALPLPSRAHDGDAGVDLFSAEDVELAPGQRALVRTGVAVAIPFGMVGLVHPRSGLASRVGLSIVNSPGTIDAGYRGEIKVALINLDPATPIMVHRGDRIAQLLVQRVELVELVEVSSFDEAGLAQTSRGDGGHGSSGGHASL; from the coding sequence GTGTCGACCACTCTGGCCGTTGTTCGCCTTGACCCCGCGCTTCCGCTGCCCAGCCGCGCTCATGACGGCGACGCAGGGGTCGATCTCTTCAGTGCAGAAGACGTCGAGTTGGCACCGGGGCAGCGCGCCCTGGTGCGGACCGGTGTTGCGGTGGCCATCCCGTTCGGCATGGTCGGCCTGGTTCATCCGCGCTCGGGGTTGGCATCGCGCGTGGGGCTATCGATAGTCAACAGTCCGGGCACCATCGACGCGGGCTATCGTGGCGAGATCAAGGTCGCGCTGATCAACCTCGACCCGGCCACGCCGATCATGGTGCATCGCGGCGACCGTATCGCCCAGCTGCTGGTGCAACGGGTTGAGTTGGTTGAGCTGGTTGAAGTCTCGTCGTTCGACGAGGCCGGGCTGGCGCAAACGTCCCGTGGCGACGGTGGTCACGGTTCCTCCGGCGGACATGCGAGTTTGTGA
- the cei gene encoding envelope integrity protein Cei, whose amino-acid sequence MVAQITEGTAFDKHGRPFRRRNPRPAIVVVVFLVVVTGVAWTVALTRPVDVHEAAICNPPPQTAGSGPTTLGEQVSRSEMTDVTPAKLSDTRVRVLNASGRGGQAADIAGALQDLGFAQPTSANDPIYAGTRLTCQGQIRFGTAGQATAAAVWLVAPCTELFHDSRADDSVDLALGTEFTSLAHSDNIDAALATLRPGATEPADHALLAKIHANSC is encoded by the coding sequence GTGGTCGCACAAATCACCGAGGGTACCGCCTTCGACAAGCACGGTCGGCCATTTCGGCGCCGCAATCCCCGCCCCGCCATCGTTGTGGTGGTGTTCCTGGTGGTGGTGACGGGTGTGGCGTGGACAGTTGCACTGACTCGACCGGTGGACGTTCACGAAGCCGCAATATGCAACCCACCCCCGCAAACGGCCGGGTCGGGACCGACCACGCTCGGCGAGCAAGTGTCACGCAGTGAAATGACCGACGTCACACCCGCCAAACTCAGCGATACCAGGGTCCGCGTCCTCAACGCCAGCGGCCGCGGCGGTCAGGCCGCCGACATCGCCGGCGCCTTACAGGATCTCGGCTTCGCCCAGCCGACATCAGCCAATGACCCGATCTATGCCGGCACCAGGCTGACCTGCCAAGGCCAAATCCGCTTCGGCACTGCGGGGCAAGCCACCGCGGCCGCGGTATGGCTGGTGGCGCCGTGCACCGAGCTCTTCCACGACAGCCGCGCCGACGACTCCGTCGACCTCGCCCTTGGCACCGAATTCACCTCCCTGGCGCACAGCGACAACATCGACGCCGCGCTAGCCACCCTGCGCCCCGGTGCCACCGAGCCTGCAGATCACGCGCTATTGGCAAAGATCCACGCCAACAGCTGCTGA
- a CDS encoding DUF3093 domain-containing protein, protein MSGTRVAPHSVRYRERLWVPWWWWPLGFALAALIAVEVNQGVPALPDWVPFATLFSVTVAALLWLGRIEIRVTDGPSGVEVWAAEAHLPIAVIARSAEIAHTAKSAALGRQLDPAAFVLHRAWVGPMILLVLDDPDDPTPYWLVSCRHPERVLSALTS, encoded by the coding sequence GTGTCCGGTACCCGCGTCGCACCACACAGCGTGCGATATCGCGAGCGACTATGGGTGCCTTGGTGGTGGTGGCCGCTGGGCTTCGCGCTGGCGGCACTCATCGCGGTGGAAGTCAACCAGGGTGTGCCAGCGCTACCCGACTGGGTACCGTTCGCCACGCTGTTCAGCGTCACGGTCGCGGCCTTGTTATGGCTGGGCCGCATCGAAATCCGGGTCACCGATGGGCCCAGCGGTGTCGAGGTCTGGGCTGCGGAGGCGCATCTGCCCATCGCCGTCATCGCCCGATCCGCCGAAATCGCCCACACCGCCAAGTCCGCGGCACTGGGACGCCAGCTCGATCCCGCGGCCTTCGTGCTGCATCGAGCCTGGGTCGGGCCGATGATTCTGCTGGTCCTCGACGACCCCGACGACCCGACGCCCTACTGGCTGGTGAGCTGCCGTCACCCAGAGCGGGTGCTGTCGGCCCTAACGAGCTGA
- a CDS encoding DUF4193 domain-containing protein encodes MPTDYDAPRRTETDDVSEDSLEELKARRNEAASSVVDVDESESAESFELPGADLSGEELSVRVIPKQADEFTCSSCFLVQHRSRLASEKNGVMICTDCAA; translated from the coding sequence ATGCCTACCGACTATGACGCTCCGCGGCGTACCGAGACCGACGATGTCTCAGAGGACTCGCTGGAGGAGCTCAAAGCACGACGGAACGAGGCGGCATCGTCGGTGGTCGACGTCGACGAGTCGGAATCCGCTGAATCTTTTGAACTGCCTGGGGCCGACTTGTCCGGCGAAGAGCTGTCGGTGCGCGTCATTCCAAAGCAGGCCGACGAGTTCACGTGCTCAAGCTGCTTCCTGGTGCAACACCGTAGCCGGCTGGCCAGCGAGAAGAACGGCGTGATGATCTGTACCGACTGCGCGGCCTGA
- the ppgK gene encoding polyphosphate--glucose phosphotransferase, whose product MTSTEPGNGMPQRRGFGIDVGGSGIKGGIVDLDTGELIGDRLKLLTPQPATPSAVAKTIAEVVHGFGWTGPLGVTYPGVVTHGIVQTAANVDKSWIGTNAHDVIGAELDGQQVTILNDADAAGLAEERYGAGRDNSGLVVLLTFGTGIGSALIHNGTLIPNTELGHLEVGGKEAEQRAASSVKERYDWSYQKWAKQVTRVLVAIENAIWPDLFIAGGGISRKAHKWVPLLENRTPVVPAALQNTAGIVGAAMASVEDVTH is encoded by the coding sequence ATGACCAGCACCGAGCCCGGGAACGGCATGCCGCAGCGTCGCGGTTTCGGCATCGACGTCGGCGGCAGCGGCATCAAGGGCGGCATCGTCGACCTGGACACCGGAGAGTTGATAGGTGACCGGCTCAAGCTGCTGACCCCGCAGCCGGCGACCCCGTCAGCCGTCGCCAAGACCATCGCCGAGGTCGTCCATGGGTTCGGATGGACGGGACCGCTCGGGGTGACCTATCCCGGCGTCGTTACCCACGGCATCGTCCAGACAGCGGCGAACGTCGACAAGTCCTGGATCGGGACCAACGCGCACGACGTCATCGGCGCGGAGCTGGACGGCCAGCAGGTCACGATTCTCAACGACGCCGATGCGGCCGGGCTCGCCGAAGAGCGCTACGGCGCCGGCAGGGACAACTCCGGCTTGGTCGTGCTGCTCACGTTCGGAACCGGGATCGGATCGGCGTTGATCCACAACGGGACGTTGATACCAAACACCGAGTTGGGTCACCTCGAGGTCGGCGGCAAGGAGGCCGAGCAACGCGCGGCGTCATCGGTCAAAGAGCGCTACGACTGGAGCTATCAGAAGTGGGCCAAGCAGGTGACAAGAGTGCTCGTCGCCATTGAGAACGCGATCTGGCCAGACCTATTCATCGCCGGCGGCGGCATCAGCCGCAAGGCGCACAAATGGGTTCCGCTGCTGGAAAACCGCACGCCGGTGGTTCCCGCCGCGCTGCAGAACACCGCCGGGATAGTCGGCGCGGCCATGGCTTCCGTGGAAGACGTGACGCACTGA
- a CDS encoding DUF3159 domain-containing protein yields the protein MNTNRISAERLLAQAGGVSGLIYSSLPVVTFVIASSIAGLLPAIGSALGVAALVLLWRLIRRESTQPAVAGFFGVAVCALIAYLMGQAKGYFLLGIWMSLLWAVVFAASVVIRRPVVGYLWSWASGRDRSWRDVSRAVYAFDIATLSWTLVFAARFVVQRLLYDADKTGWLGVARIGMGWPLTVLAALVTYAAIKAALRAMPAAADTKPAG from the coding sequence GTGAACACTAACCGCATCAGCGCCGAGCGCCTGCTGGCGCAGGCTGGCGGGGTGAGCGGCCTCATCTATTCGTCACTGCCGGTCGTGACCTTCGTGATTGCGTCCAGCATCGCCGGCTTGCTGCCGGCCATCGGGTCCGCCCTGGGTGTGGCCGCGCTGGTGTTGCTTTGGCGCCTGATTCGCCGGGAGTCGACGCAGCCGGCGGTTGCCGGCTTCTTCGGGGTCGCGGTGTGTGCGCTGATCGCCTACTTGATGGGCCAGGCCAAGGGCTATTTCCTGCTGGGTATTTGGATGTCGCTGTTGTGGGCGGTCGTTTTCGCCGCGTCGGTCGTGATCCGCCGACCGGTGGTCGGTTACCTGTGGAGCTGGGCTAGCGGGCGTGATCGCAGCTGGCGCGACGTGTCCCGGGCCGTCTATGCATTCGACATCGCCACGCTGAGCTGGACGCTGGTATTCGCGGCCCGGTTCGTAGTCCAGCGGCTGCTCTATGACGCCGACAAGACCGGTTGGCTGGGAGTGGCGCGGATCGGGATGGGGTGGCCGCTGACCGTGCTAGCTGCGCTGGTGACCTATGCGGCGATCAAGGCCGCCCTGCGTGCCATGCCAGCCGCCGCGGACACCAAGCCGGCCGGTTAG
- a CDS encoding potassium channel family protein has protein sequence MRVVVMGCGRVGSSVADGLSRIGHDVAVIDRDSTAFNRLSPEFAGERVLGQGFDRDVLLRAGIEEADAFAAVSSGDNSNIISARLARETFGVRRVVARIYDAKRAEVYERLGIPTIATVPWTTDRLLNALTQETETAKWRDPTGTVAVAQVVLHEDWVGHRATDLEQATGARVAFLIRFGTGILPEPKTVLQAGDQVYVAAISGRAAEAVAIAALPPSEDFEMGGK, from the coding sequence GTGCGGGTGGTTGTGATGGGGTGCGGCCGGGTCGGATCTTCGGTGGCCGACGGGCTGTCCCGGATAGGTCATGACGTCGCGGTCATCGACCGCGACAGCACGGCCTTCAATCGGCTCAGCCCGGAGTTCGCCGGGGAGCGGGTGCTGGGCCAAGGGTTCGACCGCGATGTGCTCCTGCGAGCGGGCATCGAGGAGGCCGACGCGTTCGCCGCGGTCTCCTCCGGCGACAACTCCAACATCATCTCGGCACGACTGGCCCGGGAGACCTTCGGTGTCCGGCGCGTCGTCGCACGCATCTACGACGCCAAACGCGCCGAGGTCTACGAGCGCCTGGGAATCCCAACGATTGCAACGGTGCCCTGGACCACCGATCGACTGCTCAACGCGCTGACCCAGGAGACCGAGACCGCCAAATGGCGGGATCCGACGGGAACCGTCGCTGTCGCCCAGGTCGTCTTGCACGAGGATTGGGTCGGGCACCGGGCTACTGATCTGGAGCAGGCCACCGGCGCCCGGGTGGCATTCCTGATCCGGTTCGGCACCGGCATTTTGCCCGAACCCAAGACCGTCCTGCAGGCCGGTGATCAGGTCTACGTAGCCGCCATCTCCGGGCGGGCCGCCGAGGCGGTGGCCATCGCGGCCTTGCCGCCCAGTGAGGACTTCGAGATGGGAGGCAAATGA
- a CDS encoding potassium channel family protein → MKVAVAGAGAVGRSVTRELLDNGHEVTLIERNPDHLDPDALPAAHWRLGDACELSLLESTHLEDFDVVVAATGDDKVNVVLSLLAKTEFAVPRVVARVNDPRNEWLFTDAWGVDVAVSTPRMLASLIEEAVAVGDLVRLMEFRRGQANLVEITLPDDTPWGGKPVRKLQLPRDAVLVTILRGPRVIVPEDDEPLEGGDELLFVAVTEAEEELSRLLLPSS, encoded by the coding sequence ATGAAAGTCGCTGTGGCCGGGGCCGGGGCCGTCGGCCGCTCGGTGACCCGTGAGCTGTTGGACAACGGGCACGAGGTCACCCTGATCGAGCGCAACCCCGACCACCTTGACCCCGACGCCCTCCCCGCCGCGCACTGGCGGCTGGGCGATGCCTGCGAGCTGAGTCTGCTGGAGTCGACACACCTCGAGGACTTCGACGTCGTGGTCGCCGCCACCGGTGACGACAAAGTCAACGTGGTGCTCAGCCTGCTAGCCAAGACCGAATTCGCGGTGCCAAGGGTTGTTGCGCGGGTCAACGATCCGCGCAACGAGTGGCTGTTCACCGACGCCTGGGGGGTAGACGTGGCGGTATCCACCCCGCGCATGCTGGCCTCGCTGATCGAGGAGGCAGTGGCCGTCGGCGACCTGGTGCGTCTGATGGAGTTCCGACGAGGTCAGGCCAACCTGGTCGAGATCACCCTGCCCGACGACACGCCGTGGGGCGGCAAGCCGGTGCGCAAACTGCAGCTGCCGCGCGACGCCGTGCTGGTGACAATCCTGCGCGGGCCACGTGTCATCGTTCCGGAAGACGATGAACCGCTGGAAGGCGGCGACGAGCTGCTCTTCGTCGCCGTCACCGAGGCGGAGGAGGAGCTCAGCCGGCTGTTGCTCCCCAGCAGCTAA